The genomic window aataaaatttttaataatttaaaatgtaaaaagaatcaaataaaattttaattgaatttttttctactttaatacatatataaatcgtttAGCATGGCAATCGCGAATCTGtcaaaaagtatatttgaTACAATATATGCTTATTGACAGGATCATGGTActcatttttaaagatttatctatatatctttttgttatatatttaattatatatgtaatatctcaaaaaataaaaacaaaaatgtgaACTAATTAAACTTATACTCAATTACTTAGAATAAATatgagagaataatatttattggtCGATGTTTACCAGTTtgctgtaaattaaatattatccatTGATCGtttgtaagatttttaatcttctgAATATGTTGGATATTATTGGATTGGTTATCATATGATTCTTGGTAGACTTGCTTCAACCAAATGTTAGGtgaagtattattaaaatttaattgtatctgCGTAGTGTAAGTCAAAggtataatcaaattttttgttatattgacAATTTCTATTGTTACATCCTCGATTGTAAACTGCGATTGATCATATTTTCGTGTCACGTTTATAATaggataatatttatgatttagcCAACTTTTCAATTGCTCTACACTATCTATggcatcaaatttttcttgcgtTCGTACGAGTAAATTCCATTTCTGTGTATTAATGTAAGCAGTTTTCAAAGCCTCCctgtaatcattttaataaaatctatatgcacacaaaattgaaaattttaattctaaattaaataaaattaaaaaaaaataaaattataatattcaaagataAGCAAAGAATAGTGACAAAATacgaagaaatatttgtaaaaaaatctacattattgttattaatatttacttaattttgttttatatataattattctatattatagtacattacttattatagtacaattattacttattgtaGTACATTACTTACTCATATACGCATAATATGTTTTCCTGAATTATATGTTTCCAAAATAATTCTTCGGTAAAAGCATGTAGCAGCATACGCAATATAACGGATCCTATGCatcatgaaagaaaataatgtgtaattaaatatatttaaaagtatatttatttataaaatgaaaatttgtgcttttttattaaaagacataccggttaaaatttttatgttaaatatttaacacttttatgtgtaaatttaataagctattgtattaaatggaattcaatattaaattaaaacaactgataaaaaatttgaaaataatacaatatgttaattttattctataataagaGCGAGAATAGatgattataaatcaataaatatcgataacattataacaatataatcaataacatttttccaagataattttatttaaaatatgctacgtttacataaaatttctttcaactcACTACAAAGcttgcatttattttgcattaataatatctaaacataagaaaaaataataattttgctattaaatatttttatttaataaattgaacaccattatattattttgttttctaattTACAGTAAATTCTTATTAAGTCGTCTAActctttgaaatttaaacatttgttacttttaaacaaatgattttaagaaaaattgttttaaacaaaagtttcttccttttttaatgtagattatgaaaattattaactttatataaataattatttgaaacctTTGTCCTCGGTTTTACTTAAAAGAATCGAAGAAGAGTCAATcttaatatagatttaatgGCCCCTAAAATTTCTGAAGATCTTTGAAGATCagaatgattaaaattgatagcatatataattcttgatatattaataactcttAACAGTGAGCCACTCTGTATgttcaagaatatatatatatatatatatatatatatatatatatatatatatatatattatatttatatttatatgtgtaatatattttctatagtatttaatattaacaattaattaaaataccaaaaaatgtgtttgttatataatatgtttaaaatgtttttacactattcttaatttttaatttacattatcataCCTTTGTAATAAGAGCTTACTTCAGAAATGGCGGCATGTGACAtagaaaactgaaaaaaatccCAGCGTAAAATTTCATGTTGAGTATGAATGACAAATAAATCTATCATTCGAGTTTGTGGAAGAGCctggagaaaaaattttaatataattaaatcgatatagaattgcaaaaaaaatttgcatttactaTAGATTGCATTGctatattttaatgctaaaaaaatatttttttgaaaatataataaaattttaataaaataatgtgtgttatgtaatattacaataatcattctgttaaaaatatttattttttattacaaattttatttctatatttctatattatttcaatttaagtCTAACATAACATTTAACATAAGTGCCAGTAAGCGccagtttttaatttacattttatatttaatattttaaattttatatagagaaatataaaaatgtcaaatatacgTAATCAGTATTatagtttcaaaaataaaaaaacgtttaaagataataagaatatCTTGCATTACTTCATATGTCAATAAATGTTGTCATATGACATAATGCAAGatattcttattatctttaaatatttatcaataactaTTTAGAGtactaattaacaattttaaaaataaaaaaagtaaccTTATCAGCCACATATGCTCCCATAAATGTGGCCAAAGCTTTATGCAACCACGGACTAAGAGaacatatttgaaaatgaaGAGACATTTcttctgttattttatatcctaTTAAGCGCGCTACTTCGACTTTACGCACAACTGAATCAGCatgcatattatacataatatctgattctctaaaaattgttttaaataatgtaaacagttaatttattgtgtgtatatgtataagttttttttaaatttttcataatattctctttataaaaagctatcaatttaatacatacaaattattaaatcaaaaagttTGAATTGATTTTGAATTGATAATCATgccaaactttttatatagtgtttatattatagtgatattataatgatatattatctatattaattcggatacaaatgaaaatgtatattcgCAAAAGATTCATTATCAAaactcaaataatttttattttcaacaaaaacattaaataaatttattattttttaataaatattgagatttaataaactttgcataaataaaaaatacgaactgtattaaataatttataaaaataaaaacgtctTCTTATCACGTGATGTAATGCAAATGAATTATTCtatgaatatgtataattaaattacgttACTATTATTTCTaagtatacaaataattttaactttttaattatatttacttgatttttaaaatatatatttttaattgaatccaTTGTCCGATTTAAAACACgtcattctataaattttgcttaatattaattagacaaataattgtgtattttcaacatattaagatatctatttatatttattcctttACTCATATATTTACCTATACATAATAAGTCCTATATTTACTACGTCATTATCCGCGTAATGTGGAATTacgatattatctattttccaaatttttcttaaaattttccatttttcgtGTATAAACGGTATGATAATTTTCATGACATCTTGTGCAGTCCACAAATCATACTGATAGATTGCTCTAGACCATAATACgacattttgataatataatgtcaCGTTATCCTCTATCATGTCGTCTTGAACTCTATATAGTAGGTGAAACTGCGGTAGCGGTAGGTGAAACTGTCGTATATGTCTCTCACCTATAACTACCACAAccaaataaatgtatgttttaGGTGTGCTATCAAAATGTGTCCACATCATGCCGTTTTCGTCTgctttctcttcttcccttGCCATATTCGATAAAGTCTGGAATTTTTTATGGTGcagtatagaaattttaaatgtgcttaaaaattgcatattatcCCAACATGGAAGTGTTTTTTGCATGTGAGAATTCCATAAGCATACTTCAGGCAGCCACGTCTCATATCTTAAGagcacatattatataaaaataaattttttttttaacaaatataaaaatattatacagtaGAGAATACATAGCCTTGCAtgcaataaagtattttatcttttactttttcttatattattattatattatataatatttaacaccaacacatgacaaataaaatttatttgttctttgataacattatttcatgtgataatttattataaaatattataataatattaatgtgttatataatgttaaaaaaaaataaatacatatatgctatttatttatttaatgtaatacatatttaatatttgataaagagCTACTAACACTGAATTTTTACGGCTTCtactaaaagttttaatttcattgtaaTTATGTAGAGCAGctttatatttcacatttataatacatttctcCTGTAACACTTCCGTGGAATAAATGCTGATAATATgcgtttcattattatatgaataatttgatttaataattttaatttttttatcatctttatcAAATCCTTCTAACggttgaattaaatttatatcaattatgcataaattttccgcatataaatttattatctgtgTCTCCGAATAAATATCCATAGTAATATTGCATTCActgtagaatttaatattgttaatatatgcCTTGAGCTTGATATCATAATGACGTGGATAATATTCCAGTATTGAATTGGCAGTAATAAGAGTTGTCGTGATGATGATCATTAAACTGCCACTTAGTAGCATTTTTAGACATGCCATGTTTTTACTTTAGaaatctgcaaaaatattttatgattaagtaaaataaataaaaagacaaaatgcAGCAAGGTATGATTTCTCgatcataaacatatatgaaaGGGAATAAGcacaagaaatattaaaaccaacttttttaaaagaaattggcAAGTAGATGATTCGTAGaagaaaatgtatgtaaaaatatgacataatattaattaataaataaataaatattctgtattgttaattatatgcgTACTTTATTCTTGAgtctaaattatttctttagtgaacaattaatataataatataataatataataatataataatattataaaatataataatttaaatataataatttaatgtctatttaattgattttgtttttatttgtaacaaGTCAATTTCCGTTACtatcaatatttacatatttttataggcGTTTTGAAAGTCgtattttgtgtatattttgttCAACTTATACCTTgtcaatataattgatattattcagTTTTGCATATGTGTTTAACTCTCCGTtacttacaatatttttatccaaaatattagaatagatAAATCAAGCTGAAGTGTCAGCAATATAGCTTAAATAAATggagtaataaaaatagtttttatttctaaacaatttttattttaatctatcttcacatttgtacatatatgttaattgTATGCGTTAATTTAATGTTGTACATCAGTAACGTATATGTATTGGATATTGTATCTAAGGGAGAATTAttcgttattatatacaatttcttatttatcaaaataaaatttactcaaactttatttcttgtagaattactttataaattaaatcaaatataaattatacacaattaatcttttttttatttattatattattttaacgaaaattattttaacgtatacacaatatgtacattattatgGTACGCATTTGAAATCGTCTCTCTATTAAAACTgtcaaagttaattttaagaaaataaaactatgcTTGTATcgtgtttatatattagaattatttaaattcttaattttatttttttatattttgttaatctaACGACAGATATAGGTGTgtgttttatttctattaactCACCTTGCATATTAAGGTTGTATGCCACAAGTTTTGTTATTCAAGTAAGCaactttcataaaattaggtgtaataaatctgatttatcactatttatgtaatatttaaatttatatataatcacagcACTTTCAAGATCTTATCATTTCGAGAAGCTATCAAAGACTGACGGTTCTCGATATATGACATTTCAATAAGTACAGATGTTATGTCAACACTTTTgatcatcgaaaaatatctcACTAGCCGATAAATagctttcaaaatataatcacaTAAGAAAAcgcattattttctaattttaaataatttatttcgagaaaaatacacaaaacgcatattttatttgtatttctttaccttttattcaaattttattcaagcttttagtataaaatgcaattatttagaGCAATTTGAATACAATTCAGAGTGCCATAAATTTAATGGTTtcctatattaaataaatcattagtttcaagtaattataatttaaataaaaatcaagatgTTGAAGGCAATTTTATCggcattttattgaaaaataaacttgaCTTACAAGTAATCGACTTACTAAGTAATactaagtttaaaaattagaagcaTTTTAGCCATTTCTTTTCTGTAaggaagatttaatatttttattacgaatatAAATCCCACCGAATGTATCGATATAATCGC from Cataglyphis hispanica isolate Lineage 1 chromosome 16, ULB_Chis1_1.0, whole genome shotgun sequence includes these protein-coding regions:
- the LOC126855564 gene encoding aminopeptidase N-like isoform X1, whose amino-acid sequence is MACLKMLLSGSLMIIITTTLITANSILEYYPRHYDIKLKAYINNIKFYSECNITMDIYSETQIINLYAENLCIIDINLIQPLEGFDKDDKKIKIIKSNYSYNNETHIISIYSTEVLQEKCIINVKYKAALHNYNEIKTFSRSRKNSVYETWLPEVCLWNSHMQKTLPCWDNMQFLSTFKISILHHKKFQTLSNMAREEEKADENGMMWTHFDSTPKTYIYLVVVVIGERHIRQFHLPLPQFHLLYRVQDDMIEDNVTLYYQNVVLWSRAIYQYDLWTAQDVMKIIIPFIHEKWKILRKIWKIDNIVIPHYADNDVVNIGLIMYRESDIMYNMHADSVVRKVEVARLIGYKITEEMSLHFQICSLSPWLHKALATFMGAYVADKALPQTRMIDLFVIHTQHEILRWDFFQFSMSHAAISEVSSYYKGSVILRMLLHAFTEELFWKHIIQENILCVYEEALKTAYINTQKWNLLVRTQEKFDAIDSVEQLKSWLNHKYYPIINVTRKYDQSQFTIEDVTIEIVNITKNLIIPLTYTTQIQLNFNNTSPNIWLKQVYQESYDNQSNNIQHIQKIKNLTNDQWIIFNLQQTGYYRVNYDKENWKLISRYLKSKNYINIHVLNRAQIIDDAFHLMLAQQIEPSLFWDIVTYLEQETDYVAWYPMFKALEYMSRVFTIDTYGKNIYVRVKMLSILHFTMKEIRYTEFSYDADDDHKKSLRQEAVKWSCVLGDRDCIKDANNKLRQNFLYAWRQHIVLPWWKAWTYCYGLYSAKKDPYYEDDLWKNMFLIWVRGNDHKISNSLTCIQNIPIIKSHLKDLRNMIMTRSSENHILRLSFINDFFSMLARHMRKNVIRRYVFKNYLEIIPRRISTVATLTVIINHLYEDKHLTELENFVLEDLNREKDDITKKILYFTYSSKILSHINKQYTTNILKIRNKIKIRRIQIKNHHNFVQAFLLKINKN